One segment of Gemmatimonadota bacterium DNA contains the following:
- a CDS encoding nucleotidyltransferase family protein translates to MNERIYGLVLAAGMARRMGSTKQLLPFGDRTVLQTVVDTLHGADLAGVVVVLGHDADAVRESLRGRPALCCVNDAYREGMFSSVLCGLHHLPGDADAVLVALGDQPQIELRVVQAVVQAYREGDRGIVIPISGGKRGHPVLIDLSRYRDEILNLSGDEGLKPVMRGHPRDTLEVPVDDEGILRDLDTPEDYRAELERRGMNGE, encoded by the coding sequence ATGAACGAGCGAATTTACGGTCTTGTACTGGCCGCGGGGATGGCGCGGCGCATGGGGTCAACCAAGCAGTTGTTGCCTTTTGGCGATCGAACGGTTCTTCAAACGGTGGTCGATACGCTACACGGTGCTGATCTGGCTGGCGTTGTGGTGGTTTTGGGGCACGATGCAGATGCGGTGCGCGAGAGTTTGCGCGGTCGGCCCGCGCTGTGTTGTGTGAATGATGCGTACCGCGAGGGGATGTTTTCCAGCGTTCTTTGCGGTCTCCACCATTTGCCCGGGGATGCAGATGCGGTGTTGGTCGCTCTCGGGGATCAGCCTCAGATTGAATTGCGCGTTGTTCAGGCTGTTGTTCAGGCATACCGCGAAGGCGATCGGGGGATTGTGATTCCCATTTCGGGTGGCAAGCGCGGGCATCCGGTGTTGATCGATTTGTCGCGTTACCGGGACGAGATTCTGAACCTTTCTGGGGATGAGGGTCTCAAGCCGGTTATGCGCGGGCATCCGCGCGATACGCTGGAGGTGCCGGTAGATGACGAGGGTATTTTGCGGGATCTGGATACGCCGGAAGATTATCGGGCTGAGTTGGAGAGGCGAGGGATGAATGGAGAATGA
- a CDS encoding dihydrodipicolinate synthase family protein produces the protein MLRRDVEIALKKGQVIPAHPLALTAERKLDVRRQQALSRYYIAAGAGGLAVGVHTTQFEIRDSKWDLYRPVLELAAEVMDADASADFIRVAGIVGDTRQAVVEAEVARDCGYEVGLVSLRAFANAGVDAMVAHCRAVADVIPVMGFYLQPAVGGRVLPFDFWRRFAEIESVVGIKIAPFNRYQTLDVIRGVVAAGRVEDIALYTGNDDNIVMDLLTSHRFWCDGVCVDVRIVGGLLGHWAVWTKKAVEILRACHEIAQLDAVPGEMLTRAIEVTDCNAAFFDVAHDFHGCIAGVHEVLRRQGLLEGVWCLNPDEGLSPGQAEEIDRVYAAYPHLNDDDFAAEHLDAWLG, from the coding sequence ATGTTGAGAAGAGATGTTGAGATTGCATTGAAGAAAGGGCAGGTGATTCCCGCACATCCGCTGGCGCTGACTGCGGAGCGGAAGTTGGACGTGCGGCGGCAGCAGGCGCTGTCGCGTTATTATATTGCTGCTGGCGCGGGGGGATTGGCCGTGGGGGTGCATACCACGCAATTTGAAATCCGCGATTCCAAGTGGGATTTGTATCGGCCCGTTCTGGAACTGGCCGCAGAGGTGATGGATGCCGATGCATCGGCTGATTTTATCCGCGTGGCAGGTATTGTGGGCGATACGCGACAGGCGGTGGTAGAGGCAGAGGTTGCGCGCGATTGCGGCTATGAGGTCGGGTTGGTGAGTTTGCGGGCTTTTGCCAATGCGGGTGTCGATGCGATGGTTGCACATTGCCGCGCTGTGGCGGATGTGATTCCGGTGATGGGGTTTTATCTGCAGCCAGCTGTGGGAGGGCGTGTATTGCCGTTTGATTTTTGGCGGCGTTTTGCAGAGATTGAGTCTGTGGTGGGGATTAAGATCGCGCCTTTTAATCGGTATCAGACACTGGATGTGATTCGCGGGGTTGTGGCGGCGGGACGGGTGGAGGATATTGCGCTTTATACGGGTAATGACGATAATATTGTGATGGATTTGCTGACGTCGCATCGGTTTTGGTGCGATGGTGTGTGTGTGGATGTGCGTATTGTGGGTGGGCTTTTGGGGCATTGGGCGGTGTGGACAAAGAAGGCGGTGGAAATTCTGAGGGCGTGTCACGAGATTGCGCAATTGGATGCTGTGCCTGGGGAGATGCTGACGCGGGCGATTGAGGTGACGGATTGCAATGCGGCGTTTTTTGATGTGGCCCATGATTTTCACGGGTGTATTGCCGGCGTTCACGAGGTGTTGCGAAGGCAGGGGTTGCTCGAGGGTGTCTGGTGTTTGAATCCAGATGAGGGTCTGTCGCCGGGACAAGCCGAGGAGATTGACCGCGTGTATGCTGCTTATCCGCATTTGAATGACGACGATTTTGCGGCGGAGCATTTGGATGCGTGGCTGGGGTGA